From the genome of Longispora fulva:
CCCCGCCTACTTGCCGGCCGGCAAGTAGGTTGACGAGAGGTGTGAAGTGGATACCCGTGAACGGATCATGGTCGAGGCACTCGACCTGTTCGCCGAGCGTGGCTACGGGGAGACGTCACTGCGGGAGATCGCCGAGAGGATCGGCATCACCAAGGCCGCCGTCTACTACCACTTCAAGACGAAGGACGACATCCTCAACGGACTGCTCGACACGATGGGTCAGCAGATCGACGAGATCATCGCCTGGGGCCAGACCCAGCCGCGCACGGCGGAGACCCGCCAGGAGGTGGCCCGGCGGTACGCGGCCCGGATCCGCGAGGGCGCGAAGGTGATGCGGTTCCTGCACGAAAACCAGACG
Proteins encoded in this window:
- a CDS encoding TetR/AcrR family transcriptional regulator encodes the protein MDTRERIMVEALDLFAERGYGETSLREIAERIGITKAAVYYHFKTKDDILNGLLDTMGQQIDEIIAWGQTQPRTAETRQEVARRYAARIREGAKVMRFLHENQTALRGIDAGARFRERMGRLHDLFVGPDPDLAERLRGLAAIMTMHAGWMLREEHATSDDQMADTILEVALELVNGKP